From a single Nicotiana tomentosiformis chromosome 2, ASM39032v3, whole genome shotgun sequence genomic region:
- the LOC138904941 gene encoding uncharacterized protein, whose amino-acid sequence MDNFIPEEDREAKATEFEQLKQQNQSVQEYYMEFISLAKHAPHMIKTEKAKICRFVGGLSYHIKDTTSAAAIGMTTFSSVVSFAKHLEKDRQQRREEKEHNKKARTAGEFSGTSSGGERGSFNKESLAPAQASHQSGGGASFRCTQSYGNQPARIRILGHHPHIAKVMLSNTHNNKVFVVHISGNIQANCPKLRHNFSGGSTRPSSSSPTRVAPPQARGSHNQTGHGEGRGADRVTQGGGQPCSTFSYVTPYFAINLGLEPEQLSEPFLVSTPVGESVEAIRVYRGCIVSLQGRSTEANLIELEMVDFNVIMGIDWLSSYYAMLDCCAKRARFQFPNEEVLEWKGSSASLIGKIISYLKAQRMIGKGCLAYLAHIINVESEPPALQSVPVVREFSQVFSYDLPGLPPERIIDFGIYLMPDTQPISIHPYRMAPAELNELREQLKDLLDKGFIRPSVSPWGARSFLSRIKMGLAECASTIGS is encoded by the exons ATGGATAACTTTATCCCGGAAGAGGATAGGGAAGCTAAGGCTACAGAGTTCGAGCAGCTCAAGCAACAGAATCAAAGTGTGCAAGAGTACTACATGGAATTCATAAGTTTGGCTAAACATGCTCCACACATGATTAAGACAGAAAAAGCAAAGATTTGCAGGTTTGTTGGTGGTTTGTCTTACCACATTAAGGATACGACATCAGCTGCAGCGATAGGAATGACAACTTTCTCCTCTGTTGTGAGTTTTGCCAAGCACTTAGAAAAAGACAGACAACaaaggagagaagaaaaagagcatAACAAGAAAGCACGGACAGCGGGCGAGTTTAGTGGTACATCCAGCGGAGGAGAAAGGGGTTCCTTCAATAAGGAGTCATTAGCACCAGCTCAGGCCAGTCATCAGTCAGGTGGTGGGGCTTCTTTCAGATGTACTCAGAGTTATGGAAACCAGCCTGCCAGAATCAGAATtttaggacatcatcctcatatAGCAAAAGTCATGCTGAGCAACACTCACAACAATAAGGTCTTTGTGGTACATATAAGCGGCAACATTCAG GCAAACTGCCCAAAGTTGCGACATAATTTTAGTGGGGGATCAACTCGTCCTTCTAGTTCCTCACCTACTAGAGTTGCACCACCTCAGGCTCGTGGTTCTCATAATCAGACCGGGCATGGGGAAGGCAGAGGTGCAGATCGAGTTACTCAGGGAGGGGGACAACCCT GTTCAACATTTTCGTACGTGACTCCATACTTTGCAATTAACCTCGGGCTAGAACCTGAACAACTTAGTGAGCCATTCctagtatctactccagttggtgagtcAGTGGAAGCCATAAGAGTCTATAGAGGTTGTATAGTTTCACTCCAAGGTCGAAGCACTGAGGCCAATCTCATAGAATTAGAAATGGTGGATTTCAATGTGAtcatgggtatagattggttgtcttCCTACTATGCCATGTTAGATTGTTGTGCCAAGAGAGCCAGGTTCCAATTTCCAAATGAAGAAGTCTTAGAGTGGAAGGGTAGTTCAGCATCGCTTATAGGTAAgattatttcttaccttaaggcacaACGAATGATCGGCAAGGGGTGTCTTGCCTATTTGGCTCACATCATTAATGTAGAATCAGAACCACCAGCTCTTCAGTCTGTGCCAGTTGTTAGAGAATTTTCACAAGTTTTCTCATATGACCTTCCCGGACTTCCTCCTGAAAGAATCATAGACTTTGGCATCTATCTAATGCCagacactcagcccatatctatacaTCCTTATAGGATGGCTCCAGCAGAACTTAATGAGTTGAGAGAACAGTTGAAAGACCTTCTTGACAAGGGattcatcaggccgagtgtttCACCGTGGGGTGCCCGGTCCTTTTTGTCAAGAATAAAGATGGGTCTTGCAGAATGTGCgtcgactatcggcagttga
- the LOC104094035 gene encoding GDSL esterase/lipase At1g29670-like, which produces MASGIIVWFLMMTTLKLNPLLVKGEQQVPCLFIIGDSTYDNGNNNNLLTAAKANYPPYGIDFPDGPTGRFTNGRNIADFIAELLGFDKYIEPFATVKGVEMFRGVNYASGAAGILDESGIHLGDRISLNRQLRNHKVTISHMSTLLGNNKTLTKEYLSKCIYIVGMGNNDYINNYLLPQFYPSSHLYKPEKYATILVQQYEKQLKTLYRYGARKVAVFGLGGIGCIPAELDLYGTKDSGCVDSINKAVQYFDDKLIPMINDLNSNLPNTKFIYVNSTSIGIGDPSSIGITNLLDPCCEMSSTIANGQCKYGGGACSDRASHYFWDGFHPTETPNKVTATRAYSTLLPTDAYPFDISHLALL; this is translated from the exons ATGGCAAGTGGCATCATTGTTTGGTTTTTGATGATGACTACATTAAAGTTAAACCCATTGTTGGTAAAGGGTGAACAACAAGTGCCCTGTTTGTTCATTATAGGTGACTCTACATATGATAATGGCAATAACAATAATCTGCTCACTGCTGCAAAGGCCAATTACCCACCTTATGGGATTGATTTTCCTGATGGTCCTACTGGTAGATTCACCAATGGCCGGAATATAGCAGACTTCATTG CCGAACTATTGGGTTTCGATAAGTATATTGAGCCATTTGCTACTGTGAAGGGTGTGGAGATGTTTAGAGGGGTGAACTATGCATCTGGTGCTGCTGGAATTCTTGATGAGTCAGGAATTCATCTG GGAGATAGAATCAGCTTGAATAGGCAATTGCGAAATCACAAAGTGACAATTTCCCACATGTCTACTTTGCTTGGAAATAATAAGACTTTAACCAAAGAGTATCTAAGCAAATGTATATACATTGTTGGAATGGGCAACAATGATTACATCAACAACTACTTGCTGCCTCAGTTCTACCCATCAAGCCATTTGTACAAACCAGAAAAGTATGCCACAATCCTAGTTCAGCAATATGAGAAACAATTAAAG ACTTTGTACAGATACGGAGCAAGAAAAGTTGCTGTGTTTGGGCTAGGAGGAATAGGTTGTATCCCAGCAGAGTTGGACTTGTATGGAACAAAGGACTCAGGATGTGTCGATTCAATAAATAAAGCAGTTCAATACTTCGATGACAAGCTTATACCAATGATCAATGACCTTAACAGTAATTTGCCCAACACAAAATTCATCTACGTAAATTCAACAAGCATTGGAATAGGAGATCCTTCTTCTATCG GCATAACAAATCTACTTGACCCATGCTGCGAAATGTCAAGCACTATAGCTAACGGGCAGTGCAAATATGGAGGAGGTGCATGCAGTGATAGAGCATCACACTATTTTTGGGATGGTTTCCACCCCACAGAAACTCCCAATAAGGTCACTGCTACAAGAGCTTACTCTACTCTTCTACCCACTGATGCCTATCCTTTTGATATTAGCCACTTGGCTCTGCTCTAA